From a single Couchioplanes caeruleus genomic region:
- a CDS encoding SGNH/GDSL hydrolase family protein: MTGLTGRIGKATATTLFASAVGGVALLAGEAIAARTRRYAKPTMGLALRTSMGPSAAPTLRLVLLGDAAAIGVGVEWLSETVGGQLARLLADGTPETGRRHVLLSSVGVAGSRSADLATQVARALLGDRPDVAVVLVGAHDATVLRSPEESAEHLFQAVKRLRDAGVQVVVGTCPDLGAVRSIAQPLRQVTGWLGRRVAKAQAEAVSKAGGVVVDLAEETGAVFRADAGTLCYDGYHPSADGYRVWAHALYPAVFDAAQAAGRRSIQD; encoded by the coding sequence ATGACTGGCCTGACGGGACGGATCGGCAAAGCGACGGCCACGACGCTGTTCGCGTCGGCCGTGGGCGGCGTCGCCCTGCTGGCCGGCGAGGCGATAGCCGCACGCACCCGGCGGTACGCGAAGCCGACCATGGGCCTGGCCCTGCGCACGTCGATGGGCCCCTCCGCGGCTCCCACGCTGCGTCTGGTGCTGCTGGGCGACGCCGCGGCGATCGGGGTCGGCGTGGAGTGGCTGTCCGAGACAGTCGGCGGCCAGCTCGCCCGCCTGCTCGCGGACGGCACCCCGGAGACCGGCCGGCGGCACGTGCTGCTCTCCAGCGTCGGGGTGGCCGGCTCACGCTCCGCCGACCTGGCGACCCAGGTGGCCCGCGCGCTGCTCGGCGACCGGCCCGACGTGGCGGTGGTGCTGGTCGGCGCCCACGACGCGACCGTCCTGCGCAGCCCGGAGGAGTCCGCCGAGCACCTGTTCCAGGCGGTCAAGCGGCTGCGGGACGCCGGCGTCCAGGTCGTCGTGGGGACCTGCCCCGACCTCGGCGCCGTACGCTCCATCGCCCAGCCGCTGCGGCAGGTCACCGGCTGGCTCGGCCGGCGGGTGGCGAAGGCCCAGGCGGAGGCGGTGAGCAAGGCCGGCGGTGTGGTGGTGGACCTCGCCGAGGAGACGGGTGCGGTGTTCCGGGCGGACGCGGGCACGCTCTGCTACGACGGCTACCACCCTTCTGCGGACGGGTATCGGGTGTGGGCGCACGCCCTCTATCCGGCGGTGTTCGACGCGGCTCAGGCGGCCGGCCGGCGCTCGATCCAGGACTGA